In uncultured Bacteroides sp., the following proteins share a genomic window:
- a CDS encoding DNA-3-methyladenine glycosylase I yields the protein MMDQNMEKERCGWCGTDPLYVKYHDEEWGCEVTDDHKMFEFLVLESSQAGLSWSTILKKRENYREAFADFDALKVSRFTSEDVERLMQNSGIIRNRLKITSTISNARYFLEVQKEFGSFCNYLKSFLPEGKIIINHWKTLDQLPASTDLSDTISKDMKKRGFKFFGTTICYAHLQAVGYVNDHLDSCFYKNNSSSTSV from the coding sequence TGTGGAACAGACCCGCTATATGTGAAATATCACGATGAAGAGTGGGGATGCGAAGTAACCGACGATCACAAAATGTTTGAATTCCTGGTCTTGGAAAGCTCTCAGGCCGGATTAAGCTGGAGTACAATCCTTAAGAAAAGGGAGAATTACCGGGAAGCGTTTGCCGATTTTGATGCCTTGAAAGTATCCCGGTTCACAAGTGAGGATGTTGAGCGCTTGATGCAAAATTCCGGAATCATAAGAAACAGACTTAAAATAACATCCACTATATCCAATGCCCGCTACTTTCTCGAAGTTCAAAAGGAGTTTGGTAGTTTTTGCAACTACCTGAAGTCCTTTCTGCCGGAAGGGAAAATAATAATCAATCATTGGAAAACCTTGGATCAGCTTCCTGCATCCACAGATTTATCAGATACTATAAGTAAAGATATGAAGAAGAGAGGATTCAAGTTCTTTGGAACAACAATCTGCTATGCACACCTGCAGGCTGTGGGTTATGTGAATGATCATCTTGATAGTTGTTTTTATAAAAACAATTCCTCATCGACATCTGTCTAA